Proteins encoded within one genomic window of Oryza glaberrima chromosome 12, OglaRS2, whole genome shotgun sequence:
- the LOC127757430 gene encoding CBL-interacting protein kinase 15-like, translated as MESRGKILMERYELGRLLGKGTFGKVHYARNLESNQSVAIKMMDKQQVLKVGLSEQIRREITTMRLVAHKNIVQLHEVMATRNKIYFVMEYVKGGELFEKVAKRGKLTEVVAHKYFQQLISAVDYCHSRGVYHRDLKPENLLLDENENLKVSDFGLSALSESKRQDGLLHTTCGTPAYVAPEVISKIGYDGAKSDIWSCGVILFVLVAGYLPFQGPNLMEMYRKIQHGEFRCPGWFSRKLQKLLYKIMDPNPSTRISIQKIKESTWFRKGPEENRILKERTLNENTTKNVAPVLGVRRKKNAHEDVKPMSVTNLNAFEIISFSKGFDLSGMFIVKEWRNEARFTSDKSASTIISKLEDVAKALNLRVRKKDNGVVKMQGRKEGRNGVLQFDIEIFEVTTSYHIIEMKQTSGDSLEYRQLLEEGIRPALKDIVLAWHGDE; from the coding sequence ATGGAGAGTAGAGGGAAGATTCTAATGGAGAGGTATGAGTTGGGGAGATTGTTGGGGAAAGGAACATTTGGCAAGGTGCATTATGCAAGGAATCTGGAGTCGAACCAGAGTGTGGCCATAAAGATGATGGACAAACAGCAGGTGTTGAAGGTCGGGCTTTCGGAGCAGATCAGACGTGAGATCACAACCATGCGGTTGGTGGCTCATAAGAACATTGTTCAGCTTCATGAGGTCATGGCAACACGGAACAAGATCTACTTTGTGATGGAGTATGTGAAAGGTGGTGAGCTATTTGAAAAGGTTGCAAAGCGTGGAAAGCTTACAGAGGTTGTTGCACATAAGTACTTCCAGCAACTCATTAGTGCAGTGGATTACTGCCATAGTCGAGGTGTGTATCACCGGGACTTGAAGCCTGAGAACCTGCTGTTGGATGAGAATGAGAACCTGAAAGTCTCAGACTTTGGACTGAGTGCGCTTTCAGAGTCGAAGAGGCAAGATGGCTTACTCCATACCACCTGTGGAACACCTGCATATGTAGCTCCAGAGGTGATCAGCAAGATAGGCTATGATGGTGCAAAGTCAGATATTTGGTCTTGTGGTGTTATCCTGTTTGTTCTTGTTGCTGGTTACCTTCCTTTCCAGGGCCCAAACTTGATGGAAATGTATCGGAAGATACAACATGGTGAATTCAGGTGCCCCGGTTGGTTTTCACGCAAACTCCAGAAGTTGTTGTACAAGATCATGGACCCCAACCCAAGCACAAGGATTTCAATCCAAAAGATAAAGGAGTCTACCTGGTTCCGGAAAGGTCCTGAGGAGAACCGTATTTTGAAGGAAAGAACTTTGAATGAAAACACCACCAAAAATGTTGCTCCGGTGCTTGGTGTGAGACGCAAGAAAAATGCTCATGAAGATGTGAAGCCCATGTCAGTGACAAACTTAAATGCCTTTGAAATTATCTCTTTCTCCAAGGGGTTTGATCTTTCTGGCATGTTCATTGTAAAGGAATGGAGAAATGAGGCAAGGTTCACTTCAGATAAATCTGCCTCAACCATAATCTCAAAGCTGGAAGATGTAGCAAAGGCGCTAAATCTCAGGGTAAGGAAGAAAGACAATGGTGTAGTGAAGATGcaagggaggaaggagggaaggaATGGTGTTCTTCAGTTTGACATAGAGATATTTGAGGTTACCACTTCCTATCATATCATCGAGATGAAACAAACAAGTGGCGATTCATTGGAGTACCGACAGCTACTGGAGGAGGGCATCCGGCCAGCTCTGAAGGACATTGTCTTGGCCTGGCATGGAGATGAATAG
- the LOC127756793 gene encoding RING-H2 finger protein ATL56-like: MDAEDIVDCLMWGIIFFFLLACIGVALCFLALTIATVVGLIGRRNDDANSKYDMLIERLLLRPKDDQDNEQCVICLSESEDDVDDGGGERGRWRMMPGCAHAFHKDCVVKWLRNRTTCPLCRSDVAVAAADDIISTADNMV; encoded by the coding sequence ATGGACGCGGAGGATATCGTGGACTGTCTCATGTGGGGCatcatctttttcttcctcctcgcctgcATCGGCGTGGCCCTCTGCTTCCTCGCCCTCACCATCGCCACGGTGGTCGGACTCATCGGCCGCCGCAACGACGACGCCAATAGCAAGTACGACATGCTGATCGAGAGGCTGCTGCTACGACCTAAAGACGACCAAGACAACGAGCAGTGCGTCATCTGTCTGTCGGAGAGCGAGGATGatgtcgacgacggcggcggcgagcgggggagaTGGAGGATGATGCCGGGGTGCGCGCACGCGTTTCACAAGGATTGCGTCGTCAAGTGGCTGCGCAACCGCACAACATGCCCGCTCTGCCGTTctgacgtcgccgtcgccgccgcagatgACATTATTAGCACCGCAGATAACATGGTCTGA
- the LOC127756806 gene encoding protein GRAVITROPIC IN THE LIGHT 1-like — MESRTPRSSVARSTCNVPGLVLGFSKLCKITKICAAPEFADTKTEFGDYCGGYDQRLVITRLFEEIGALKSTYIKLQKAHIPYNRPKIAFADEIITYELDSVTALQSLCSWNGSVGSLINDRWSLVQELEAETRKKDSDIVLLRRELDGLKSANSRLNKQISSSKPSVNHHKDYSIVLKKLTTPSAVLELFKVASTSVHDFAELIFSLISSPDHRCPNNADEHSPYKRYSLEAYLSRTMLAVHDGAEDDDELDLARFDRIMRCCDPLDALMEHPNSSFARFCRTKYLAAVSSEMEAAMFRNNLDVRAFVSRGGHPRTWFYRAFATMARSAWALRVAVTARRRCCGRGSVRMLYARRGSRYAAEYMDSVVAAAAAADAGRGEGDGVAFTVTPGLKVGETMVTCRVLLCHDQHDTISDETDPKFR; from the coding sequence ATGGAGTCAAGAACACCAAGAAGTTCAGTTGCAAGGAGCACCTGTAATGTTCCTGGACTCGTATTAGGCTTCTCCAAACTCTGCAAAATCACAAAGATTTGTGCCGCGCCTGAATTTGCTGACACGAAGACAGAATTTGGAGATTATTGTGGCGGATATGATCAGAGGCTAGTTATCACAAGACTGTTTGAGGAAATCGGAGCTCTCAAGTCAACCTACATCAAGCTGCAGAAAGCTCATATCCCTTATAATCGTCCAAAGATTGCCTTCGCCGACGAGATCATCACCTACGAGCTCGACTCGGTCACTGCTCTACAGAGCTTATGCAGTTGGAATGGCAGCGTTGGGTCACTTATCAATGATCGATGGTCGCTGGTGCAGGAACTGGAGGCCGAGACGAGGAAGAAAGATTCAGACATTGTGCTGTTGAGAAGAGAGCTGGATGGTCTGAAGAGTGCCAATTCGAGACTGAATAAACAGATCAGTAGCAGCAAACCATCAGTTAACCATCATAAGGATTACTCCATTGTCCTGAAAAAATTGACGACGCCTAGTGCAGTCTTGGAGCTGTTCAAGGTTGCATCGACATCGGTGCATGATTTCGCAGAGCTGATCTTTAGCTTGATTTCCTCACCTGATCATCGCTGTCCCAACAATGCAGACGAACATTCACCATACAAGAGGTACTCATTGGAAGCTTACCTGTCACGGACAATGCTTGCAGTACATGATGGTgctgaagacgacgacgaactCGATCTTGCTCGCTTCGATCGAATCATGAGATGCTGTGACCCTCTGGACGCGTTGATGGAGCACCCCAACTCCAGCTTCGCGAGGTTCTGTCGAACAAAGTACTTAGCGGCCGTGTCGTCAGAGATGGAGGCAGCTATGTTCAGAAATAATCTGGACGTGAGGGCGTTCGTGTCGCGAGGCGGGCACCCGAGGACGTGGTTCTACAGGGCGTTCGCGACGATGGCGAGGTCGGCGTGGGCGCTGCGGGTGGCGGTGACGGCGCGCCGGCGATGTTGTGGCCGTGGAAGTGTCAGGATGTTGTACGCGAGGAGAGGGAGCAGGTACGCGGCGGAGTACATGGACAgcgtcgtggccgccgccgccgccgccgatgctggTCGTGGCGAAGGAGATGGAGTTGCATTCACCGTGACGCCGGGGTTGAAGGTGGGTGAGACCATGGTGACGTGCAGAGTGCTCCTCTGTCACGATCAACATGACACAATTTCTGATGAAACTGATCCCAAATTCAGATAG
- the LOC127757335 gene encoding probable serine/threonine-protein kinase WNK8 yields MSGARRCGDRRSERSSVVGDNRNGYVETDPTGRYGRLSEVLGKGAMKTVYRGFDELRGVEVAWNQATISDVLRTPDALHRMYAEVSLLADLRHDAIIAFHASWVHPSRRTFNFITELFSSGTLRSYRLRYPRVSRRAVATWACAILRGLAYLHSRGVIHRDLKCDNIFVNGHLGQVKIGDLGLAAVLRGCTSARSVIGTPEFMAPEMYDECYGVGVDVYSFGMCMLEMLTNEYPYSECDNPAQIYKKVTAGKLPDAFYRLTDADARRFIGRCLVDAAHRPSAEELLLDPFLSPPQNYDDHNTVAHATAPPPPLPLACSNSSEEQEEEEAPAAKTTGMAITGKLNKEHDTIFLKVQIGGGGNVRNIYFPFDVANDTAMEVATEMVKELDIADREPTEIAAMIEQEIVRLVPGYKQHEYSYADDDDDDDVNGQPNPFYYLSSSPTSSQGSLCGVGPTSSEGFPGPHGKVDWSRDYCYYPPSSVSVSDDDDSSTSSLSAAVSAISLQQQHCSASSSRLGPASASASEDGGGHAGRPRQREGEEERRRRRMSRNRSMVDMRSQLLHRTLVEELNKRLFFNTVGAVHDIGFRDPTAYGSSSSSSSSQHRRRSSSKVDHKHHYMF; encoded by the exons ATGTCCGGTGCACGGCGGTGCGGTGACCGGAGGTCGGAGAGAAGTTCGGTGGTGGGCGACAACAGGAATGGATACGTCGAGACTGACCCAACTGGTCGCTATGGCCGG TTGTCGGAGGTGCTGGGGAAGGGTGCGATGAAGACGGTGTACCGAGGGTTCGACGAGCTGCGGGGGGTGGAGGTGGCGTGGAACCAGGCCACCATCTCCGACGTCCTCCGCACCCCGGACGCCCTCCACCGCATGTACGCGGAGGTGAGCCTCCTCGCCGACCTACGCCACGACGCCATCATCGCCTTCCACGCCTCCTGGGTCCACCCCTCCCGCCGCACCTTCAACTTCATCACCGAGCTCTTCTCCTCCGGCACCCTCCGCTCCTACCGCCTCCGCTACCCGCGCgtcagccgccgcgccgtcgccacctgGGCGTGCGCCATCCTTCGTGGCCTCGCCTACCTCCACTCCCGCGGCGTCATCCACCGCGACCTCAAGTGCGACAACATCTTCGTCAACGGCCACCTCGGCCAGGTCAAGATCGGcgacctcggcctcgccgccgtcctccgcggcTGCACCTCCGCCCGCAGCGTCATCGGCACGCCGGAGTTCATGGCCCCCGAGATGTACGATGAGTGctacggcgtcggcgtcgacgtctACTCCTTCGGCATGTGCATGCTCGAGATGCTCACCAACGAGTACCCCTACAGCGAGTGCGACAACCCCGCGCAGATCTACAAGAAGGTCACCGCCGGCAAGCTCCCCGACGCCTTCTACCGCCTCACCGACGCTGACGCCCGCCGCTTCATCGGCCGGtgcctcgtcgacgccgcccaCCGCCCCTCTGCCGAGGAGCTCCTGCTCGaccccttcctctccccgccTCAGAACTACGACGATCACAATACCGTTGCTCATGCcactgcgccgccaccgccactgccattGGCGTGCAGTAATTCCAGTGAggagcaagaggaggaggaggcgccggcagCAAAGACGACGGGCATGGCGATCACCGGGAAGCTGAACAAGGAGCACGACACCATCTTCCTCAAGGTgcagatcggcggcggcggcaacgtgCGGAACATCTACTTCCCGTTCGACGTGGCGAACGACACGGCGATGGAGGTGGCGACGGAGATGGTCAAGGAACTGGACATCGCCGACCGGGAGCCCACGGAGATCGCCGCCATGATCGAGCAGGAGATCGTGAGGTTGGTGCCAGGGTACAAGCAGCACGAGTACTCGTACgcggatgacgacgacgatgatgacgtcaACGGACAACCTAATCCCTTCTACTACCTCTCCTCTTCGCCGACCTCCTCTCAGGGATCTCTCTGcggagtggggcccacatcgTCAGAGGGGTTTCCTGGCCCACATGGAAAAGTTGACTGGTCAAGAG ATTACTGTTACTACCCTCCAAGCAGCGTCAGCGtcagcgacgacgatgacagtAGCACGAGCTCACTCTCTGCTGCAGTCAGCGCAATCagcctgcagcagcagcattgtTCGGCCTCTTCCAGCAGATTGGGGCcagcatctgcatctgcatctgaAGACGGAGGAGGACACGCCGGACGGCCACGGCAGcgagagggcgaggaggagcggcggcggaggagaatgAGTCGGAACAGGTCGATGGTGGACATGCGGAGCCAGCTGCTGCACAGGACGCTGGTGGAGGAGCTCAACAAGCGCCTCTTCTTCAACACCGTCGGCGCCGTCCACGACATCGGCTTCCGCGACCCTACTGCTTAcggatcgtcgtcgtcgtcttcttcgtcACAGCATCGCcggagaagcagcagcaaggTCGACCACAAGCACCACTACATGTTCTGA